A single region of the Mycobacterium lentiflavum genome encodes:
- the rpsJ gene encoding 30S ribosomal protein S10: MAGQKIRIRLKAYDHEAIDASARKIVETVVRTGASVVGPVPLPTEKNVYCVIRSPHKYKDSREHFEMRTHKRLIDILDPTPKTVDALMRIDLPASVDVNIQ; this comes from the coding sequence GTGGCGGGACAGAAGATCCGCATCAGGCTTAAGGCCTACGACCATGAGGCTATTGACGCCTCGGCGCGCAAGATCGTCGAGACCGTCGTCCGTACGGGTGCCAGCGTCGTAGGGCCGGTGCCGCTGCCGACCGAGAAGAATGTGTATTGCGTCATCCGCTCCCCGCACAAGTACAAGGACTCGCGGGAGCACTTCGAGATGCGCACCCACAAGCGGTTGATCGACATTCTTGATCCGACGCCGAAGACCGTTGACGCACTGATGCGTATCGATCTTCCGGCCAGTGTCGACGTCAACATCCAGTAG
- a CDS encoding helix-turn-helix domain-containing protein translates to MMDKRVNSQALILARESRGHSQKQVADGAGVSQELISKAENDLRNLGEEQVEKIARFLDYPALLFYEPGFLRDGTSTCLYHRKRKTLPAKVLSRVNATMHIRNINVNHILHGIEVIGPRQFHTLDVDEFGSPALVARALRTAWRVPDGPIVNMVALIESAGGVIVTAPFGHRKLFGMSCWTSRSHPLFYLNSEIPMADLRWTIAHELGHLVMHGFPTAGDIEAEADEFAAEFLTPAATIKPDLKGLTIENAGRLKMHWRVSIKTLIRRAESVGAITREYAMRLYKQYSARGYNAAEPYPLKDEMPTLLNRAIQVHLEDHNYTHAELLEAIRLSAEDDYREVGGMPPGKGGLSVVRS, encoded by the coding sequence ATGATGGACAAAAGGGTCAACTCTCAAGCCCTCATACTGGCGCGCGAAAGTCGTGGTCATAGTCAAAAACAGGTCGCGGATGGTGCTGGAGTAAGTCAGGAGCTCATTTCCAAGGCGGAGAATGATCTCCGAAATCTCGGGGAAGAGCAGGTGGAGAAAATCGCTCGGTTCCTGGATTACCCGGCATTGCTCTTTTATGAGCCGGGTTTTTTGCGCGATGGCACAAGCACATGCCTTTACCATCGCAAGCGCAAGACATTACCGGCAAAGGTATTGAGCCGCGTAAATGCGACTATGCATATTAGAAATATCAACGTGAACCACATTTTGCATGGAATCGAAGTCATTGGGCCGAGACAGTTCCATACGCTTGATGTTGATGAATTCGGGTCGCCCGCGCTGGTCGCACGGGCGCTGCGGACAGCTTGGCGCGTCCCTGACGGTCCCATAGTGAACATGGTCGCCCTCATTGAGTCGGCTGGTGGGGTGATCGTCACGGCGCCGTTCGGGCACCGAAAACTCTTTGGAATGAGCTGCTGGACCAGTCGCAGTCATCCTCTATTTTATCTGAATTCCGAAATCCCAATGGCGGACTTGAGATGGACCATTGCACATGAACTCGGCCATCTTGTAATGCATGGATTTCCCACCGCTGGCGACATCGAAGCCGAGGCCGATGAGTTCGCGGCAGAATTCCTGACTCCAGCGGCAACGATAAAGCCCGACCTCAAGGGTTTGACGATTGAAAATGCTGGACGTCTCAAGATGCACTGGCGTGTTTCGATAAAGACGTTGATTCGTCGGGCCGAATCAGTGGGCGCTATCACGCGAGAATATGCTATGCGGCTTTATAAGCAATACAGTGCTCGCGGATACAACGCAGCCGAACCCTATCCACTCAAGGATGAAATGCCGACGCTATTAAATCGCGCTATCCAAGTTCATCTGGAAGATCACAACTACACCCACGCCGAGCTACTGGAGGCGATACGGCTATCCGCTGAGGACGACTACCGAGAAGTCGGCGGGATGCCCCCAGGCAAAGGAGGGCTATCGGTCGTTCGCTCTTGA
- the rplC gene encoding 50S ribosomal protein L3, with the protein MARKGILGTKLGMTQVFDENNRVVPVTVVKAGPNVVTRIRTPELDGYSAVQLAYGEISPRKVNKPVTGQYTAAGVNPRRHLAELRLDNPEAAAEYEVGQELTAEIFADGAYVDVTGTSKGKGFAGTMKRHGFRGQGASHGAQAVHRRPGSIGGCATPARVFKGTRMAGRMGNDRVTVQNLVVHKVDAENGVLLIKGAVPGRTGGLVVVRTAIKRGEK; encoded by the coding sequence ATGGCAAGAAAAGGCATTCTGGGTACCAAGCTGGGCATGACGCAGGTGTTCGACGAGAACAACCGGGTCGTGCCGGTGACGGTGGTCAAGGCGGGGCCCAACGTGGTCACGCGCATCCGCACCCCGGAACTCGACGGCTACAGCGCCGTGCAGTTGGCCTACGGCGAAATCAGCCCGCGGAAGGTCAACAAGCCCGTCACGGGGCAGTACACCGCCGCGGGCGTCAACCCGCGCCGTCACCTGGCTGAGCTGCGTCTGGACAATCCCGAGGCGGCCGCCGAGTACGAGGTCGGCCAGGAGCTGACGGCGGAGATCTTCGCCGACGGAGCCTATGTCGACGTGACCGGTACCTCCAAGGGCAAGGGCTTCGCCGGCACCATGAAGCGCCACGGCTTCCGTGGCCAGGGCGCCAGCCACGGTGCCCAGGCGGTGCACCGTCGTCCCGGTTCCATCGGCGGTTGCGCCACTCCAGCGCGCGTCTTCAAGGGCACGCGGATGGCGGGCCGGATGGGTAACGACCGGGTGACCGTGCAGAACCTGGTGGTGCACAAGGTCGATGCCGAGAACGGTGTGCTGTTGATCAAGGGTGCGGTCCCCGGCCGCACCGGCGGGCTCGTTGTGGTTCGCACCGCGATCAAACGAGGTGAGAAGTAA